In Labrus bergylta chromosome 11, fLabBer1.1, whole genome shotgun sequence, one genomic interval encodes:
- the napab gene encoding N-ethylmaleimide-sensitive factor attachment protein, alpha b isoform X1: protein MCSCSGCSYVFRAQTRAQSLSCRPVQVATSAAAQHFLDSGVSRVSCINPHIIPAIDCHPHGDSSAAADKCGGQCVRVNKSGLHTNNMGVQQVSVLDPLLFTKYMNDLPKCCPDVNGQMYADDTVIHVFTETPSLAEAINCLNRAIEIYTDMGRFTIAAKHHITIAEIYETELVDIDKAIAHYEQAADYYKGEESTSSANKCLLKVATYAAQLEQYPKAIEIYEQVGTHAMDSTLLKYSAKDHFFKAALCHFCVDMLNAKLAVQKYEEMFPAFSDARECKLLKKLLDACEEQNVDAYTDSVKEFDTISRLDQWLTTMLLRIKKTIQDDESDLR, encoded by the exons ATGTGCTCCTGCAGCGGCTGCAGTTACGTGTTTCGGGCTCAGACAAGAGCACAGAGCTTAAGTTGTCGTCCAGTACAAGTAGCTACTTCAGCGGCAGCACAACATTTTCTTGACTCTGGGGTGAGTCGTGTGTCTTGTATTAATCCGCACATTATACCAGCTATAGACTGTCATCCTCACGGCGACTCATCTGCCGCAGCAGACAAATGTGGGGGACAATGTGTCAGGGTCAACAAGTCTGGTCTGCATACCAACAACATGGGAGTACAGCAAGTGTCTGTGCTTGATCCACTGTTGTTTACAAAATACATGAATGACCTACCGAAATGCTGTCCGGATGTCAACGGCCAGATGTACGCAGATGACACTGTCATCCATGTTTTCACTGAAACACCCAGCTTGGCAG AGGCTATAAACTGCTTAAACCGAGCTATTGAAATATACACTGATATG GGTCGCTTCACCATTGCAGCCAAACATCACATCACCATTGCAGAAATATACGAGACAGAGCTGGTTGACATCGACAAG GCCATTGCTCATTACGAACAGGCAGCAGATTATTACAAAGGTGAAGAATCCACAAG ttcAGCGAACAAGTGCCTTCTGAAAGTAGCAACCTATGCCGCTCAGCTGGAGCAGTATCCAAAAGCGATTGAGATCTATGAACAG GTTGGAACCCATGCAATGGACAGTACACTCCTGAAATACAGTGCCAAGGATCACTTCTTCAAAGCGGCGCTCTGTCACTTCTGTGTGGACATGCTGAATGCAAAA CTTGCTGTGCAGAAGTACGAAGAAATGTTTCCAGCCTTTTCAGACGCTAGAGAATGCAAGCTGTTGAAG AAACTTCTAGACGCCTGTGAGGAACAGAATGTGGATGCCTATACTGATTCG